In a single window of the Desulfovibrio mangrovi genome:
- a CDS encoding MgtC/SapB family protein: MFESLPHHIHLEHLARLLIAGFLGGCIGFERERRGQAAGFRTNILVAIGACLMMQLSLYMEELFRHLDAQAVVRLDPGRIASYAIASIGFVGGGAIIKGKGSVRGLTTAAGLWLVTGIGLAVGAGLILPAIMATAIIMAVLFLLPVVMRRMPPKNILVILTVVFRKNVQMHNELLKIIEECKSFSSHTVGFEVDACSSVTTYKFRLVGRENAGWVELYEKLRSLDGVCKVGIEESPIP, translated from the coding sequence ATGTTTGAATCACTACCCCATCATATTCATCTGGAACATCTCGCCAGACTGCTCATCGCCGGTTTCCTCGGCGGCTGCATAGGCTTTGAACGCGAACGCCGCGGGCAGGCAGCGGGATTCCGCACCAACATTCTGGTCGCCATCGGCGCCTGCCTCATGATGCAGCTTTCGCTGTACATGGAAGAACTGTTCCGCCACCTTGACGCACAGGCCGTTGTCCGGCTCGACCCCGGCCGCATTGCCTCCTACGCCATCGCGAGTATCGGCTTTGTGGGCGGCGGTGCCATCATCAAAGGTAAAGGCAGTGTCCGCGGATTAACCACGGCAGCCGGTCTGTGGCTTGTTACAGGTATCGGCCTTGCGGTAGGTGCAGGGCTTATTCTGCCTGCCATCATGGCCACGGCCATCATCATGGCCGTCTTGTTTCTGCTGCCCGTGGTCATGCGCCGCATGCCGCCCAAGAACATCCTTGTCATTCTGACCGTTGTCTTCCGCAAGAACGTGCAGATGCACAATGAGCTTCTCAAGATCATTGAAGAGTGCAAATCGTTCTCATCGCACACGGTAGGCTTTGAAGTGGATGCCTGCTCTTCAGTCACCACCTACAAATTCCGGCTCGTAGGTCGCGAGAATGCCGGATGGGTGGAGCTTTATGAAAAGCTGCGAAGCTTGGACGGAGTGTGCAAGGTAGGCATAGAAGAATCACCCATTCCCTGA
- a CDS encoding RMD1 family protein: MSTAPRGMAPLAENEPIMRIIAECIAKSINLRTLDYPRLSHSIAIKDLGEGCFVLVYKYGALVHFGAREEDLPFIRAEIAPHADMLDGISDTESVEIIAGETPFSVYNGKIKLETPTRDQLYIIADVLSKSVVLSRYENMILEMLDTIEPIAENMRHGKIHGGRKKLIKTLGNSLAIQNAMVSRIMVDDKPEQLWDMPELEKLFSLMSSEYEIKERQRVLEGRLKVITDTVRYNTDILDYLSSYRVEWYITLLIAVEIMLTLYEMFFKHAQN, translated from the coding sequence GTGTCCACCGCTCCACGCGGCATGGCACCTCTAGCTGAAAACGAGCCCATCATGCGCATCATCGCCGAATGCATTGCCAAGAGCATCAATCTGCGGACGCTCGACTATCCCCGCCTGTCCCATTCCATCGCCATCAAGGACTTGGGAGAGGGCTGTTTTGTTCTGGTCTACAAATACGGCGCGCTGGTCCACTTCGGCGCACGGGAGGAAGACCTGCCTTTCATCCGTGCAGAAATTGCCCCTCACGCCGACATGCTGGACGGTATTTCCGATACCGAATCCGTCGAGATCATTGCGGGCGAGACTCCGTTTTCCGTATACAACGGCAAGATCAAACTGGAGACGCCGACACGTGACCAGCTCTACATCATTGCGGATGTGCTTTCCAAAAGCGTGGTGCTCAGCCGTTACGAAAACATGATTCTGGAGATGCTGGACACCATAGAACCCATTGCAGAAAACATGCGGCACGGCAAAATTCATGGCGGCCGCAAAAAACTCATCAAAACTCTGGGCAATTCACTCGCCATCCAGAACGCCATGGTCAGCCGCATCATGGTGGATGACAAGCCGGAACAACTCTGGGATATGCCGGAACTGGAAAAACTCTTTTCGCTCATGAGCAGCGAATACGAGATCAAGGAACGCCAGCGGGTGCTGGAAGGCAGACTCAAAGTCATCACGGATACGGTCCGCTACAATACGGACATTCTGGATTATCTGAGTTCGTACAGGGTTGAATGGTACATCACGCTTCTCATTGCTGTTGAGATTATGCTCACGCTGTACGAAATGTTCTTCAAGCATGCACAAAACTAA